The following nucleotide sequence is from Saccharothrix texasensis.
GTGCCTGGACCTGGCGGGCGTCGGACCGGGTGACGTCGACGCCCTCGGCTACTACTTCGGCCGCGACCTGGTCGACCTCGGGTTGGGCAACTTCCACGTGGCCACGCCGGTCCAGCCGGTCCGCTGGGGCGTCGACCTCCTCCAGGACCGGCTGCGCGAGCACTTCGACTGGGAACTGCCCGCCGACCGGATCATGTTCACCCGGCACCACCTCGCGCACGCGTGGTCGTCGTTCGCCCGCTCGGGCATGGCGGACGCGCTGGTGGTCGTCATGGACGGCCGCGGCGAGCACACGTCGACCACGATCTACCTGGCCGGCTCGGGCGAGATGCGCGAGCTGCGGTCCTACTCGGTGGCGCACTCGCTCGGCCAGCTCTACCAGGACGCGATCGGGCACGTCGGCTACGGCTTCGGCGACGAGTACAAGGTCATGGGGCTCGCGCCGTACGGCGACCCGGCGACCTATCGCGAGCAGTTCCGCAGCCTCTACACCCTGCTGCCCGACGGCGACTACGCCATGACCCCGCCGATGCCGGACATCAACCCGACCGTGGCCGCGTTCTACGAGAAGGGGTTCGTCGCGCGCCGCGCCGGCGAGCCGGTGACGCAGGAGCACCAGGACTTCGCGGCCGGGCTCCAGGAAACGCTGGAGATCCTGGCCATGCACGTGCTGACGCACTGGGCGAGGCAGACGGGCGCGACCAGGTTGTGCTTCACCGGTGGTGTCGCGCACAACAGCAGCCTCAACGGGCTGATCCTGCGGTCGGGTCTGTTCGAAGAGGTGTTCGTGCACCCGTCCTCGCACGACGCGGGCGCGGCGGAGGGCGCGGCGATCGTCGCCGCCGCCCGCCTCGGCACACCGCACACCCGGGTCGGACGGTTGACCAGCGCGAGCCTCGGCCCCGACCTCGGCACACCGGACGAGGTGGAGCGGGCGTTGCGCGCGTGGAGCGGCATCGTCGAGGTCGAACGCGCGGCGGACGTCGTCGACGCGACCGCGGAACTGCTCGCCGGCGGCGCGGTGGTGGGCTGGGCGCACGGGCGGTCGGAGTTCGGGCCGCGGGCGTTGGGCAACCGGAGCATCCTGGCCGACGCCCGCCCGGTGGAGAACCGGGACCGCATCAACGCCATGGTGAAGAAGCGGGAAGGTTTCCGGCCGTTCGCACCCGCCGTCACACCGGAGGCCGCGGCCACCTACTTCGACCTCACCGGCACCAAGGCCGACCACGGCTTCATGTCGTTCGTGGTGCACGTCCAGGAGGACCGGCGCGCCGAACTGGGCGCCGTCACGCACGTCGACGGCACCGCCCGCGTCCAGGTCGTCACACCCGGGGCCAACGCGCGCTTCCACCAACTGATCACCCGGTTCGGCGAGCTCACCGGCACCCCCGTGCTGCTCAACACCTCGTTCAACAACAACGCCGAACCCATCGTGCAAACCGTGCACGACGCCCTCACCACCTACCTGACCACCGAGATCGACGTCCTCGTGGTCGAGGACTTCCTGGTCCGGCGGCGGGGTCCGGCGGCGCGGGCGCTGGACGACCTGGTGCTGACGCTGCGCCCGGTGACCCGGCTGCGGCAGGACTGGCGGCCCGGTGACGAGGTGAGCGGCGAGGTGTACCTCGACTACTCGTTCGGCCCGTCGGCGAAGGTGTCGCCCACGGTGTTCGACCTGCTGGCGGCGGCGGACGGGGAGAGCACTGTGGCCGCGTTGGCGGGCACCCTGACCGACGAGGTGCGCGACGAACTGGTGTCGTTGTGGCAGCGGCGGTTCTTCTCGCTCGCGCCGAAGGCCTGAGGGTGGCGCCGGTGGTCCCGGGAGGGGCCACCGGCGCTTCCGTCACCGGTCCAGCAGCTTCTCCAAGGCGTCCGCCGCGGCGGGCGCTCCGCCGCTGGACCGGACCACCTGGCTCATCTCCGCCACGGCCGCCCGGTTGGCGGAGGCCGCCGAGACCGCCGCGCGCAGCCCGGCGGGCGTCTGGTCCTCCAGCGTGACGCCCAGGCCCAGCTCCGCGGCCCGGGCCGCGATGGCCCGCTGCTCGGGGATCTGCGGCACGGTCACGAACGGCACGCCGTGGTACAGCGACTCCATGATCGAGTTCATGCCCGCGTGGCTGAGGAACACCGACGCGTGCCGCAGCACGGCCACCTGCGGCACGCGGGGGTGGGCCGTGATGTTCGCGGGCAGCGGCCCGAGGCCGGCGGGGTCCAGGTCGCCGATCGACATGACGACCTCCCACGGCTCGTCGGCGAACGCCTCGACGCACGCCCGGTAGAACTCGGGCCGCGAGTTGAACACCGTGCCCAGCGAGATCAGCAGCACCGGCGAGTCGGTCCTCGGCGACCACTGCTCGGCCTCCTGCCGGCTGCCCAGCGAGGGCCCCACGAAGTGGAACCGGTCGTCGAACGTCTCGGCCGACAGCTGGAACGAGCGCGGCACGAACACCACGCTCATCGGGGCGACGTGGCCGAACATCAGGTTCGGGTCGTCGAGGAAGCTGAAGCCGGAGGCGAACTTCGCCATCCGCCCGATCGCCGCGACCAGCTCGGGGTGCTGGTGGTCGAACGACGGCGGCAGGTAGACCTGGGTCGCGGAGAACCGCTCGTTCTCCGCGAACGTGGGCACCAGCGCCACCTCGGGCACGCCCAGCAGGTTGGCCAGCATCCGGCCGGTGAACGTCACCGAGTCGTAGCACACCGCGTCCGGCCGGTCGGCCTCGAAGTGCGCGGCCAGCACCGGGAACGACACCTCGGCGTCGTCCAGGAAGTAGTTCAGGGTGACGGCCAGCTGCTCGGCGGTGAACTCGCCCCGCGCGTCCAGGTCCGGCGGCAGCTCGGAGGGCAGCACGACCGGTGTGGCGCCCGCCTCGGCCGGACCGGCGGCGGTGGCGGGACCGGTGGCGTAGCTGACCCGGTGCCCGCGCCGGACCAGCTCCTCCACCAGCGGCACGGTGGGGTTGACGTGCCCGGCGGCGGGCGCGCTGACAAAGGCGAAGTGCCCCATTCTCAGTCCTCCTCCAGCACCACGGGCAGCGACTTGTGCCCGTTGGTGAAGAACGAGCCCAACGGTTCCAGGTCCGCCGGCGGCACGGCGAGCCGAAGGTTCGGGAACCGCTCGAACAGCGCCCGCAACGCGACCGTGGCCTCCATCCGCGCCAGCGGGGAGCCGAGGCAGAAGTGCACGCCGTGGCCGAACGACAGGTGGTCGCGCCGGGACGGGCGGGTGATGTCGAACGCCTCGGCGTTCTCGCCGTGGCGCGCCGGGTCGCGGCCGGCCGCGCCGAACGACACCAGGATCGCGTCGCCCTTGGCGATCGGCACGCCGTCGACCTCCACGTCCCGCACCGCGTAGCGCAGCGGCAGGTTCGGCACCGGCGCCTGCCAGCGCAGCGTCTCGTCCACCACGTCGTCCCACGTGCTCGTCCCCGCCGTGACGAGATCGAGCTGCGCCGGGTGCGCGGCCAGCGCGTGCACCGCGCTGTCGAGCAGGTTGACCGTGGTCTCGAAGCCGGCGCTGATGGTCAGCAGCAACGTGTCCAGCAGCTCCTGCTCGCCGAGCCGGCTGCCGTCCTCCTCCTGGGCGGCGATCAGGTCGGTGGTCATGTCGTCGCCGGGGTTGGCTCGTTTCTCCGTCACGAGGCCCTTGAGCAGCATGTACAGCTCGGCGGACGCGTCCTGCACGCCGTCGGGGTCGGCGTCGAGGCTGAACACCGCCTCCACGAGCCGGCGCAGGTCGGCGCCGGTGCGCGCGGACAGCCCGAACAGGCCGCCGATCACCCGGATGGGCAGCTGGAAGGCGAACTCCGCGCGCAGGTCGACCACCTCGCCGCGCGGCACGGCGGCCAGCCGGTCGATCAGGTCGGCGGTGATCTCCTCGACGCGCGGGCGCATGGCGTCGATGCGGCGCGCGGTGAACGCCTTGGCCACCAGCTTGCGCAGCCGGGCGTGGTCCTCGCCGTAGGCGGTGAACATGTTCTTCATCGCCACCCACATGATCAGCGGCCAGTCGGGCGGGATCTCGCCGTTGCGCCAGG
It contains:
- a CDS encoding carbamoyltransferase family protein is translated as MLTLGISGHFDLLPGLYRTYMHDATACLVADGELVVAVEEERFNRIKKTNKFPAGAIRACLDLAGVGPGDVDALGYYFGRDLVDLGLGNFHVATPVQPVRWGVDLLQDRLREHFDWELPADRIMFTRHHLAHAWSSFARSGMADALVVVMDGRGEHTSTTIYLAGSGEMRELRSYSVAHSLGQLYQDAIGHVGYGFGDEYKVMGLAPYGDPATYREQFRSLYTLLPDGDYAMTPPMPDINPTVAAFYEKGFVARRAGEPVTQEHQDFAAGLQETLEILAMHVLTHWARQTGATRLCFTGGVAHNSSLNGLILRSGLFEEVFVHPSSHDAGAAEGAAIVAAARLGTPHTRVGRLTSASLGPDLGTPDEVERALRAWSGIVEVERAADVVDATAELLAGGAVVGWAHGRSEFGPRALGNRSILADARPVENRDRINAMVKKREGFRPFAPAVTPEAAATYFDLTGTKADHGFMSFVVHVQEDRRAELGAVTHVDGTARVQVVTPGANARFHQLITRFGELTGTPVLLNTSFNNNAEPIVQTVHDALTTYLTTEIDVLVVEDFLVRRRGPAARALDDLVLTLRPVTRLRQDWRPGDEVSGEVYLDYSFGPSAKVSPTVFDLLAAADGESTVAALAGTLTDEVRDELVSLWQRRFFSLAPKA
- a CDS encoding macrolide family glycosyltransferase, giving the protein MGHFAFVSAPAAGHVNPTVPLVEELVRRGHRVSYATGPATAAGPAEAGATPVVLPSELPPDLDARGEFTAEQLAVTLNYFLDDAEVSFPVLAAHFEADRPDAVCYDSVTFTGRMLANLLGVPEVALVPTFAENERFSATQVYLPPSFDHQHPELVAAIGRMAKFASGFSFLDDPNLMFGHVAPMSVVFVPRSFQLSAETFDDRFHFVGPSLGSRQEAEQWSPRTDSPVLLISLGTVFNSRPEFYRACVEAFADEPWEVVMSIGDLDPAGLGPLPANITAHPRVPQVAVLRHASVFLSHAGMNSIMESLYHGVPFVTVPQIPEQRAIAARAAELGLGVTLEDQTPAGLRAAVSAASANRAAVAEMSQVVRSSGGAPAAADALEKLLDR